In Brachypodium distachyon strain Bd21 chromosome 5, Brachypodium_distachyon_v3.0, whole genome shotgun sequence, the genomic window TAGATTATCATTTTTAATATTTCTTCAGATCTGTGATGCCAGACGCAACCTAGCACTTTCAAAAACCTGTTCATTGTGAAACTTTACAGAAAATTCCTTCCAAATTAGATTGCTGTGCATATGGCTGAGAACTTCAGAATAAAAATGATGTATAACCAACTCTTAGCTGGCATATCATTCAACCAAGACAAGCAATTATTGGTAATTGTATGTCAGAGTAGGATTACCTTGTTCTGAAAACGTTCTTCTACTGTGTTGCAGATATTCGGTTCCATACTTGGAGTTTCAGGTGGGTTTGTACTTGGGAAAGAAGGTCCCATGGTACATACAGGGGCATGCATTGCGAACTTGCTAGGCCAGGGGGGATCACGCAAGTACCATCTTACTTGTAATTGGCTGAAGTATTTTAAGAACGATAGGGATAGGCGAGATTTGATTACATGTGGGGCAGCAGCTGGGGTGGCAGCAGCATTCCGTGCGCCTGTCGGTGGTGTACTCTTTGCTCTCGAGGAAGCAGCGTCATGGTAGCACCCCTGTCCCTTCTGAACCTGTTCATTCATAGCTTTACAGATGATTATCTTTTCAGATGTGCTCTGATTTATAATAACTGTGTTTGCAGTTGTTACTTTGAAAATGCAAATCATGAGTAATTACAAAGTACTGGGTCTGTAACTTCCACAATCTAAACCTAACATAGATATGTTATAGACCGCGATCATGAGGCTATATCAGTATACTGATCAGGCAACTGGTTGACAATGGATAGATTGCCGAAGGAGTAGGTGGGTGGAAAAAATTGGATAGTGGTGAAATAATATTTTATCTATATTATAAAGTTGAACATAAATTTGATTCaaactttgatcatttactcTCATAGTCATAATGCCTAGATATTGAAATTTTGAGATAACCTAACGAAACATCAATTTTGTACTGTATCAATACAAATAGTCTAATTAATTTGACACATAGTGACAAAATATGTATATTTCTTTATAGAATTTGAATTGGACTTTGGGTGAAATAAAAGTTTAGATAGAAAACTTAAAACCTTATTTTCATTCATGCAGAAATTTTCTTGTGAATTCAAATAGAGGAGAGACTATTAATTGGATGGGTTTTCTAAACCAAGTCATGACCTATGCTCCTATCGATGGGAGTTGAATAATACGGATAACCTGCTTCTGTTTCACATCCCTATGTGGTTAATATGATTAAGGGAATATTTTCATTTTACTGCACCTATTTTTAGCTTTTTCCATGACTATAAGgttgtttgtttttcaggTGGCGAAGTGCTCTACTGTGGAGAACATTCTTTACaactgctgttgttgctgtaGTGTTGAAGGCCCTGATTGAGATCTGCCGTAGTGGAAAATGTGGTCTCTTTGGGCAGGGAGGGTTGATTATGTTTGATCTTAGCTCAAACATTCCGACATACGGCACACAAGATGTCATTGCAATAATGGTCCTCGGAATAATTGGTGGTGTCTTTGGAGGCCTTTTCAACTTTCTCTTGGATAGGATTCTCCGTGTCTACAGTATTATAAATGAGTATGGATCAATTGTATACATTGATGTAGTTTTGCCCTTCTAGttaattttcaaaacaaaatcacatTTACATTGTCTTGCTTTCCTGCAGGAAAGGTCCTCCATTCAAGATCCTTCTCACCATCACAGTGTCTATCATCACATCAGCATGCTCTTACGGACTCCCTTGGCTTGCTCCATGTACTCCGTGCCCTGTTGGATCCATGGAGGAGTGCCCTACCATTGGTCGTTCTGGAAATTTTAAGAACTTCCAGTGCCCGGCTGGTCATTACAATGGTCTTGCATCACTCTTCTTTAATACAAATGACGATGCCATCCGCAATCTTTTCAGCAGAGGCACAGAAAATGAGTTCCACATGACTAGTCTTTTCGTATTCTTCACTGCTATATACTGCCTTGGTCTCGTGACTTATGGTATTGCTGTCCCATCTGGTCTCTTCATCCCTGTTATACTTGCTGGGGCTACATATGGACGTATTGTAGGGACACTTCTTGGCCCCATATCTGACCTTGATCCTGGTCTCTTTGCACTGCTTGGTGCCGCATCTTTCCTTGGTGGCACAATGAGAATGACCGTCTCAGTCTGTGTGATCCTTCTGGAGCTCACCAATGAACTCCATATGCTCCCTTTGGTCATGCTCGTCCTTCTGATATCAAAGACCATAGCTGATTGCTTTAACAAAGGGGTCTATGATCAGATTGTAGTGATGAAAGGTTTACCATTCATGGAGGCTCATGCTGAACCATACATGAGGCACTTGGTAGCTGGTGATGTTGTGTCTGGGCCACTGATATCCTTTTCAGGTGTTGAGAAGGTGGGCAACATTGTTCAAGCGTTAAGGATCACGGGCCACAATGGATTTCCGGTTGTTGATGAGCCACCAATATCAGAAGCTCCAGAGCTGGTTGGGCTGGTGCTTAGATCACATCTGTTGGTTCTGCTGAAAGGCAAGACCTTCATGAAGGAGAAGGTGAAAACAAGTGGCAGCTTTGTGCTGCAAAGATTTGGTGCATTTGACTTTGCCAAGGCCGGTTCTGGGAAAGGTATCAAAATCGAGGATCTGGATTTCACTGATGAAGAAATGGAGATGTATGTCGATCTCCATCCGGTCACAAATACTTCACCTTACACAGTGGTTGAAACAATGTCACTTGCAAAGGCTGCAGTTCTTTTCAGGGCATTAGGACTAAGACACCTGTTGGTTGTGCCAAAGACCCCAGGGGTGAGATATCTTTTTCTGTATCTCCATACCAACTCACATTCTTTCTTTCACATGATATGACGTTCATAATGCTGCTGGCTTTGATATACTTACTAACAAATACACATCAATAACAATTTCACTTCTTGTTTCGATGCAGAGACCTCCCATTGTTGGGATTCTCACAAGGCACGATCTCATGCCGGAGCATATCCATGGGCTGTTCCCAAATCTCCGCAAGTCACATTGATGGGCAAAATGGGAGAACATCCAGCAGGCCCTACAATTTTTCCCAGCTTGTTATTTCTTGTAAGGTGCTTGGACGATGAAATAATCTGGTATTGTTGTAAAGAGTTGATTTCCCCCAATCAGCAATTCATCGGATTTCCTTGTGGTAGTTTATGCTCTTGTGTAACAAACAGCAATGCTCTTGGCAGTGTgtgctctcctcctcttttCCTCAGCTGTGCCTTGCTGTTTGGTTCTCATCTGCTCTTCCTGCAACTTCGATAGCACCATTCTGTCGAGATACCGACATGCTAACTTGAATTTCTGAACCAAAAGATGCAGACAAGGCTCTGAAATCTGAATCGTAATGTCCATGAAAGAAGTGTCGTTGCTTCCAAACAAACCTGCTGTCCACATGTCAGCAGAGAGGCATCTCATTCGTTGCTGTCACATGCCTGTGTTACTTGGTTCTTGCAGGTTCCACTGAAATTCGCCAGGATCCTTCCACGGGGACCCCGGTGGGCGGTGGCACCTACTGCTGACCTAGTCACCAAAAGTCCATGGCCCACATGCCAGGGGCTGGGCGCCCCCCAGACATGAACAGAAAGGGCGAAGGAACAGTGACAGGCGAGGCACCATGATGCTGCTCCTATAGATTCCAGCATGTGTGGTCATTGCTTGCCACTGTCTCTCGCCTCTCACTAGTCACCAGTGTGCcgtagcctttttttttctgtgtgagGCATGCATGCCAAATGCCAAGAACTTTATGCAGAAACTCCTCGGTCAAACTTTGGCATTATTAAACTTAGATTTGTGTCTGGAAACTTTTTGTGCTTTTGGTCGGTTTTGTTCCTCTGCTCTTTGTGTCAGTTGCAAGGATTGTTGGTTGCACCGATCGCAGGCCATCATGCTCGCAATGAGATTCCACAATCGACATAGACATCTGTACATCCACGGTCTGTTTCGGGAGGGggggaaaaagagaaaggaacGATTTTTATGGGTGCATGATACGGGACGGGAGGCACGCGCCATTGCTTTAACCTTGgcttgcaagcaagcaagacGGACAGGCAAAAATATAAAGATCCTAGTAACATGTTCCCGTTTGCCGTAGTCTCTTCCTTGGTGCAATGGTGCTGAGTTCTCAGTCTTGTCTGTTTGGCCTCCAGTAGCTAGACGAGAGTCTCGTGCAAAAGGGCCGCGGGTGTACATCGTCCCAGTTACCACAAAATTATCATTTCTCTGCAGAAACTCATGCGGATTCTTTCTGGGTACGCTGCGATATCACGAGAACGTACAGCCTAGGGGACATGTGTCACCCGTGCCGCTTGTTTCGGAAGCCCATCTCGTTCCTTGTGTGGGCACGACCTACTTGTGAAAACCATGGCGACCAAATCAAGAGAGATCCGCAGGCAATCTAGCCACCACATGATGAACCAGGGCATTCATTAACGCCGGCCAGTTAAAAGCTACGGCTCCTTCTTGTGTGTTTTTGACAAAACAAGCATGGTATTCGCATGCCTAGAGAGGCCGAGTACAAATGTGACACAGTTAGTGCACATCTCACGATTTTATCACCAACACATGCAGTAGTGTTAAGGTACCTCGTCCAGGCATCTCACCTAATAGACCGATCTATAGGAAGAATAGATTTGATATACTTAACACAAAGCACTTGCTCTAGCTAAAGCTTCGCTTCATCCTTGAGGTCGTTGAGGATGGTGGAATAGCACAGGCAGGTGTTCTACAAGTACAtgttattttttgaaacttcaaaaTGTGTTTTTCGAATATGCATGTGtctttgagattcaaaatgcATTTATATTTGTAACATTATATGCATGCGTCTTTGAGACTCAAATATGTAATTTGCTAAAGTATGTCTTCGATGCTGATTTGATGATTTGCTAAACTTGCGGCAAGTAAATTGGCCATCACAAAACTATAGCATGCCACACTTGTAGCATGAATGTACGACGGTTTGTGGAGAGCAACCAAATATGTCCCAATTTCttgatgaaaaaagaaaaacactaaTTTCAGAGGGGATTGATGGGTCCCcgcatgtgattttttttatactgGCAGCTAGGGCCGCTGTTGGACGACAGAGAGGAGGGCATGCCATGGGCTGACACACGCTCCGAGGCGCTTTTTGTGTGATCAGTCGTTGAAAACAATGAAGTCCTGTATGAGGTCCTATCTCGGATCTAATCAACTTGTGCCCCTTCGTCCGCAAGGTGACTCGTTTGCTGATTGGTAGCAGTAGGCTCATCACTTCTCATGCTTATGACACGATGGATTTGGAGGCATCGCTAAGGTTGACGCTCGGTCGGTTGTGGGCGAGAGTGGGGCGGTAAGCCTCGGAGTGCTGCTCCCAGCAGACCCCAGTCATTATTGTTGGAATTAATGTATATCCAGGTGCATTATTTCCTTAATTCCAAAGCCCAATTAGCTGCTGCATGCAACGGTGTAGTCAGAGTAtcctctgtttttgttttccccTTCCGATTCTTCTGCCTGAGCGTGCGCAGTCAACCACGGCTCCTCCCGATTCTCTTGCTACCGACGTGCAGCACCACCCTTGTAGGCGGAGGACGTTTCTCTGAAACGTTGCTGCGTTGGACCTATTCTTCTACAGGCTCTATGAAGAGCAGGCATCATCGGGAATCAAAACAACAAGACTCAGTCGTTCTCATCTCTACCACAAGTGCTGAGCCACCTTCTGAATCAAGCCGGCCGTGCTGTTCGTCGTGCAGCGGCAGCCCGGCGAGCGGTGTCTCCGAAGCTCCGTACGTCCGCATCATCGACCCTGCACTGGGGCGGTCTAGAGTTTTCTGGGCAGCGTCCGCGCGACCGCTCAATCGATCGTCGACGTCCTCGACAACTTCTTCTCCGGCAAGCTCCCTCGACGTGTACGTGTACAGCGACTGAACCTGAGCTGCACGAGCACGCGGATCGCTCCCCAATTACTTCGATCTGCACCTTGTTTTGGCTTCTCGTCAGAGCCCAACCTCTTGTTAATTCTTTTACTGCGTTGCTGTATTATGTCAAGTTTGGTAGACAGTACTAGCATATTGTGTGATGCCTTCATCTGTTTGCATGTCCTAGTTGGACTAGTGCTGTTAATCTGTTCGTGGCTTAAATTGCTTTGCAATCTGTTGAAGAGATTAATTTGGATAGTTAATTTGCCATTGCTCATATTAATTAGAGAAATTAAATTAGTGACAAATTGCTTGCTATTTCCAACAATTATTACACGCACGGTGTTGTATTTTAGATTTTCAGGGCGTCGCCTTCTGTGGGTTTGTATACATGACCCATTCAGCTTTTTAAGTTCTCCCGCAAAAAGAAAGGATGTAACGACTCTGCCGAGTCCCCTTAATTTTTGCTAGGATATTTTTTATACGGTCGCACACGTACGCTCTCCATAGCTTGCCTTGGGATGTCACCCGTAGGTATGGGTGCGGGTGAAGCCCCCTCGTACCCTTACACATTTTCTCTGACTTTACCCGTTACCCGCACCCATACCCGACAACGGGTACGACTTTTCCTATACCTGTCACCCGACAGGGTACCCGCGAGTATAGATACTGTTAAAACTTGATGACATAGCATGAGCCTTTTTTGATAGCCAAACAATTAATCCAGCAGAAGATCACCCCAAGGGCAGCAAAACCTGAAAAGAGTTGCATTCAAATCGAATTCACACATACACATGGTATAGTGATGGTATGGCATGGCAGTACGTACACTGACCAAACCATCAGAAAACCGAAAGCTAGGAGCAGCAGTACCATCGCATCTGGATCCGCATTAAAACCCTCCGGCGAGACAGACACCCACGCCAGAGGCCGGCCGGGAGACCGTCGTACCCTGGTCGCGGATAGACTGATAGAGCATCTCTCGCCCGGCGCAACGCAAGGATCCGGCAGCCGGGGCTTCACCAATCACCACCCTTTCCTTGCCCGTTCCCGTACGCGTGTCaaatcaaataaaatcaaaccAAATCGTCGGGTTGCGCTTGCATGCGCGGCGCCGGTGAAGTGCGgtactgtacgtacgtacacgcTGCGACGGGAGATACGGGGAGATCCCGGGTGACTGGCTGACGCCGACCCGTATGTATGGTTGGAGGGGAGAGTGCGTTACGGCCGGGGTCGCAATTAATCGGGCAACTTTCGGCGCTTCAATGCGAGGAGGCGGTCGGGCCGTCGGGGTCCGGGGGATTTTGTGCACGTACGGTGGATGGATGTACCGTATAGTACGTACACGTAcgcgcggccggccgggctTTGAATGGAATTGGGTGGGGCCCGcgccgtgcgtgcgtgcgtccGCGGTCATGGGCTCGAAAATCCTGGTATATCATGTCCGGTGATGTCGCTGGTCAAGCGCCGGGGCGCGCGGGATTGGGATCCCACCGGAGCTAGCCGTGGAGACTGGAGACAGGTCAAGGACGCCGGCCTGCTCACGGCACACGCGCTGCTCGGGGTACTTCAGCTAAGCCGCACGGTTCGCACTGTTGTGCAGATCATCTGACTTGAGCACTCCCACAAGTTTCAACAAATATACAGTACTACTCCTTACGAATGAAAAGAAGCGCTTTCAgagctttttttctttttttttttgcttactGACCCGACTCCAAAACTGAATGGTTATAATAAGCGCCACTTCTTAGAAGGGGGGGTGTTCAATCAAGGTTAGCTGAAGCCGGCATTAAAAACGCGTGATTTTACATGAGGTCTacaggaggagaagaagagagcagCCTTTATGATACACGTACACGTGATTCGACCAGCTCTAGTGATTGTGATAAGATCCTCTTCCATCAAGTTTAGACGTATGTTCTCAACACAAACAGTGTGTTTACGGCCAGACAAATCCAGCAGCCCCACATGATCCACGTACACTGATAACGTCCTGATAGCTGATTGGGTCGCATGCAGCCTTTTACAGGCGAGTGAGAACAAATCCATGAATCCATACGACGTGcgtactgttttttttcttttctttccttttgatAGTACGACGTGCGTACTATCGTTGACAGGCGTGGTAGGGAAGTGGTGGTCTTGAAGCTAGGATCTTTCTCGGATCCCCTTTGGCCCCAATGGCTTTTAGCTAGCCTAACCCCCCCACTTTATTAACATTATGCATGCCACACACGCTACCATAGTACCACAGCTATAGCCAGCCAGAGATTTGGTTTTTGTTCTCTTGTTGCTGAAACTTCTTCGCAATCGCAACGACCCGCAAAGCTACGTCTGTACGTCACCCGCAGGACGCCAGGACGTAGCGAAGACAGCGAGGTGCGGTGCCAGGGGAGCATTTAATCTGCCCcctcctgcctgcctgccctgCCTGCCTGGGCTGGGCCACTTAATACGATCTGCTCCAATTGATTCGATTGGTAATGTGTCTTGTCAAGGATACGCATAGATTCGGGGGAGGAAATATATATGAAAAGACTGCTTCTTCGATCCGATCGGGTTCGATCTCTTTTCCTTGGCCCTTCCGTAGTTTCACACATGCACTGACCAACTACACGGGACACGACTAGTCGACTCATTTCCGTATGATCTTACAATCGGTCAAGGGTCAAGTACCTCTCAGTAATCCGTGCACCACGACTTGTCTTGATTTTCTTACCCTTTTCTTAACTAGCAAGGTTGCTTTATAACTTTTAGGTTTTTGGGACACATATGTATATACGTATTTCTATATATTAATTTAAAAACACTAACCAATGATAGATGTATGTCATTCATGTGTGAGGTCACAATAGGTCAATTAGTTGTTTGTAAGAACTGACACGTCATTTGTGTATGGACATTGGAGTAATATATCCGAATAAAGTTAATATTATGAGCATGATTAGTTGTTATAAATGCAAACTTAATCAACCCTGGTACATCTAAAAGAAGTAGAATTAACCAACCTCAATGCACCTAGAAGTATGGAAGTATATCATGTTATGTTTTGGACATGAAACaatgttttatttgtttgtgaTTTAACTCGTAAAGAATGCGGGTCAGTTGGTTGACTGTTCATGTTTGTATTAGACTTATCTTTGCAATTCAACAAACTCTTCACCATATGTCATTGACATGACGTCTTGCCTAAAGTTGCCATAACTTGTCGAAATTATAAGGTCTCTATCTCGTAAAACCGTAGTCAcctctttttttcaaaaaaacatTCATTTATGCTACACTGCTCTCTGCCCGGCACTGCGAAGGAGCCCCTCCTCACCCGCCTACCGCTGTGGTAGGAGGGGTGGGACTCCGACCTACGTCGATGGGTAGTTACTTATCTTAGAGTTAGGTTGGGTTCCGCGGCTGCGACACTATGTTGGGTGGGACTCCGACCTGCGTTGAGGGGTGGTAGTGAGGTTTCTTAGAGTTAGTTTAGTTCCTCGTCTATGACGCTATGGTGGATATCGCGGGACTGTGCGGTTTAAGAATAAGGTTTC contains:
- the LOC100833463 gene encoding chloride channel protein CLC-c, with translation MDGDHAPPPLSERDGSFNYDIESMDGGGWRGAAAAGRFGSSEALLRYDDGEGPREPLLRKRTMNTTSQIAIVGANVFPIESLDYEIVENDLFKQDWRSRKKKQIFQYIVLKWALVLLIGVLTGLVGFFNNLAVENIAGFKLLLTGDLMLQERYFTAFLAYGGCNLVLGATAAAICAYIAPAAAGSGIPEVKAYLNGVDAYSILAPSTLFVKIFGSILGVSGGFVLGKEGPMVHTGACIANLLGQGGSRKYHLTCNWLKYFKNDRDRRDLITCGAAAGVAAAFRAPVGGVLFALEEAASWWRSALLWRTFFTTAVVAVVLKALIEICRSGKCGLFGQGGLIMFDLSSNIPTYGTQDVIAIMVLGIIGGVFGGLFNFLLDRILRVYSIINEKGPPFKILLTITVSIITSACSYGLPWLAPCTPCPVGSMEECPTIGRSGNFKNFQCPAGHYNGLASLFFNTNDDAIRNLFSRGTENEFHMTSLFVFFTAIYCLGLVTYGIAVPSGLFIPVILAGATYGRIVGTLLGPISDLDPGLFALLGAASFLGGTMRMTVSVCVILLELTNELHMLPLVMLVLLISKTIADCFNKGVYDQIVVMKGLPFMEAHAEPYMRHLVAGDVVSGPLISFSGVEKVGNIVQALRITGHNGFPVVDEPPISEAPELVGLVLRSHLLVLLKGKTFMKEKVKTSGSFVLQRFGAFDFAKAGSGKGIKIEDLDFTDEEMEMYVDLHPVTNTSPYTVVETMSLAKAAVLFRALGLRHLLVVPKTPGRPPIVGILTRHDLMPEHIHGLFPNLRKSH